One part of the Dyadobacter sp. 676 genome encodes these proteins:
- the zapA gene encoding cell division protein ZapA translates to MKKNSIPNPDVSVFIKLLDRGFKLSVPADQEKFYRDGYEVFMQRVQQHKEKGKVYGDIEAIALTSIECLVALQRNQEEMNDLVAAFKSRVEKLDETLASAIES, encoded by the coding sequence ATGAAAAAAAATAGCATACCTAATCCAGACGTTTCTGTCTTTATAAAACTGCTGGACAGAGGTTTCAAACTGAGCGTTCCGGCGGATCAGGAGAAATTTTACAGGGATGGGTATGAGGTGTTCATGCAGCGTGTGCAACAGCATAAAGAAAAAGGGAAAGTATACGGTGATATAGAGGCCATTGCATTGACTTCTATCGAATGCCTGGTGGCATTACAACGAAACCAGGAAGAAATGAACGACCTGGTAGCGGCTTTTAAAAGCAGAGTGGAAAAACTGGACGAAACGCTCGCCAGCGCTATTGAGAGCTGA